CTCAGGCCAAGCAGGAACTTCCCTGGTGTAGCACCACCAGCTCCCCAAATACATATAATCTGAAATATATACATAGACACATTAACCActatatacacagacacattaaCCACTATCATACTATTCATTAATGTCAGTTAAGCAATCTGTAAATTCATTGTAGTgataaggtatttttccccaggAGTTTCTTTAATAGAAACAATTTTTAACATTGTGTAAACACTTTCAAACAGGCCTACAAGTACGTCGTCACACCATGTTATCAATTACAAACACACTGACATTACAGTGGCAATGTTATGCTACGATAAAACATGATTTAATACAAAAAGGTGACAATTCTTTCAACTTGAGGTAAGAAGGATATATTCTTTCCTTTTggcatactgtatatagtagCTGCTGTAGCACTGTAGGTGAGTCAGGCTAATCCATGTTTAACAGTGTGAATAAATATAAGCAATTAAGTTTATGTTTTCAGTGGTTGCTTGTTTAAATAATACTATTACATATGCAACAACCAAGTGAGGACAGTTATTGCTATGTGTAATGTTGGCTTTATTTACTCAAATTTAGCTGTATAGAGTGTATCTAGAGTAGTCACCTTGTGCATGTATTTGAAGGGTAGAAGGGAAAACTGAGTTCAGAGGGAGGGAGAGGgagaacatacaccgatcagcaataacattaaaaccacctccttgtttccacactcgcACGTCCTGATATTGCAGAGTGAGATGTGGCCCTGGGTCAACAGGGGAGGTGCTTCAATCAAAATCGTTCGACCAATCACAAACTAGCTgctgctatgacatcaccacatttgccgggCCTTTCtcgtttttctcctttttttctatttttctcatttttttacCTCAACCAGAGAAAAAGCTCCGTGCCACGCACACACTGAATCCCCTTGTTATAATACATGCttaacatccagccaacagcaccccgtgggcagcgtcctgtgacccctgatgaaggtctagaagatgaccaactcaaacagcagcaacagataagcgatcatctctgactttacatctacaaggtggaccaaccaggtaggagtgtctaatagagtggatagtgagtgaacacggtatttaaaaactccagcagcgctgctgtgtctgatccactcataccagcacaacacaccaccaccatgtcagtgtcactgcagtgctgagaatgatccaccacccaaattatacctactctgtagtggtcctgaccattgaagaacagggtgaaagtaggttaaaaaagtatgtagacaaatagatggactacagtcagtaattgtagaactacagagtgcttctatatagtaagtggagctgataaaatggacagtgagtgaagaaataaggaggtggtcataatgttatggccgattgGTGTATAAacttattataaacaaaaaacaaagacccatgtTACTGTGTGGTagccactctaccagctgtgcccgGTCGGGATGGGCTATTAAGGGGATTTAGTTCAAGAGTTGCAGTTAAAGTGAGTAATTGTAATTGCATGCCACAACGCACAGACCGTCAGTTTGTTACAACTCTAAAATTATGCTGTTTAATACACAGCTAGCTAGCAGTAGTTTTCATAAAGTTGCCATAGATACATTTATCTAGTTGCCATAGATACATTTAAAACCTAACAAGCTGTTTACATTGTCAACTAAAATTCCAAAATTAGAATGCTGCCAGACAAGACagtctataaaataaaatgaaataaaactgtcattttgtttaatatgaaattaTACTGATATcctaaaaagtaataaaaggtTAAGAAGTCTTTTAATTTAACAAATTTCACCTTATCAGGTCTATGCATTTAAGCCTACCTCATAAAAGCAGACCAATATCCGATACACAAGAGCCACAGCCATCATTTTCTGCAGCTCCTCCATCGAGGTATCATCATCAATTTCTTCCACAATGAAGTGCATGGCAAATTTTGATAAATCCCTGAAAACAGAAATTGGCACTTATAAGTTACACATGAATACAATCAAGACCTTTCCAGTTACAGCACCCATAAAACTTTTATTAAGAATCAGATCCTACACCAGACATGTATCTAGCTCTCATGCTGCAAGATGATAATGGACCCTTACATCATTTACAAACTCTTCAAGAATGGTTTGATGAAGGATTAAGTCAAAGACCTTCCATAGTGTCCTAGATTACcaaattaaaacattattaaagctTGAAGCTCTGGAACACAGACTGTTTAGTAGATACCCACTATGTAACACTTCCAAACGGGTTGGGTActctggctactctaaatttcTACTAAGAGTGAATAAAGCTCttagtttaaattaattaatgaatgacaTTAATATGTTAGTGACTTTTCGATATTTTGTCCACCCCCTGAATGTTAAGTGTGATGAAATTACTTTCTTAAATTTGCTGACTGGGACTTGATAAGCAGCTTGACTCCAACACTTTTAAATGCTTCCAGTTGTTCAGAATGTTAAACTATAATATTCCCTAtgataaaatgtacttaaatgaCTTACCATACACATCCAACTTACTTCATTCCACTGAACTGTATTATGCTTAGAATGATGGTTGCTTTgatgaagaacaggatgaaaaaaTCCACTATTTCCGCCAAAAAGCGATGGAAAAGAGAGGGAATTAAATACTCTCGACCTAAAGAGGTGAAAAAAAGAGGAAATTAGAAACTCTGTTAATTAAAAAGCACTGTAGGTCAATGAAGGTCATGTTTGGCAGCATACATTTTTTGTGTCCAGCTTTATCATTTACCTAATATgttaaaatatgttaaaatatGTTATATAAAATATGTGCAAGCCATCAACTGTTTAGCTGTTGCATTGTTAGAAATCTATGTGAAGAaggtaaaaatgtattattggTTCTGTATGTTTTGATGATCACTAATGAGATGATACAGTTAGAATCATCATGCTAACACTTTGACAGCTAGGATTACTAAGAATTTCATAAGTATTGAAAAATAAGAACTTAAAAATACACTTGTATGTGTGGCTGCCACCTTAAATTTTTCATAAAAGAGATTAAACACTTATAATAAACATGTCGAATAGTAGGAAACATACTCTTAACACAATGTACAACATATCGTTTAAACAGAACAAAAGCAAAATTCAGTTGATATATAATAATCATTTGCATCACCACCTGGCTGTTGGGCATTTCCATTTTGTTGCACTTGTGGGGGTACAGGGGTATTCTGATTCTGCCCATTAACGTTAACTCCTCTTTGATTTGCATTACTTGTTGGTGTAGTACCAACGTAGTTATGACTGGACAGACTGTATGAATGTGTCAACGCAAATGAATGGCCGAACCAGTTGCGGAGGTCCGTGTTAGGAAAATCCACCCCCCATGTTGGAGCTCCGGGGGACCCAGTTGTTGTTTGTGGTGGTAAACAAGGAGGAAACACGGTCATCCAGCTTTGCCAGTTCACGTAGCCGCAGTAGTACTGccacatccattcctgcagttTCTCACAATATTGCGATGTGGTGACAGGTTTGGAGTCGGAACGTGAACCCAATTTGTTAAGAGCGTTCATATTCTTTCCGTTCACGGGCCCTACATTTCTTCTAATAACATATTTTGGCTGTTCCTCTGTTAGTTCGTCGAAGTCCGCCATGACACTTCTGCAATTGCGCAAGTTTAGCGGCTGAATTCCAAATGTGCCGAATAATACATGCAGTGCACTACAAAGGGCGCATACGTGGTTAATGTACAACAATAAGTAGTGTGCTTATGCGGGGAGTAGTGGGTCATTTAGAAGTCCCCTTTGAGAACTTATATATTGAGCAATACGGTAATGTTATCAGCAAGAGGTACGCGGAGGTTTAAAGTGCAGCTGGTGCTATGAGTAGCAGTCATGGTAAATGTgcttattaaatttataacctgATAATCTTTAGGTAACAAGTTTATCTAACCAAAAATCGCCAAGCTGTATTACATAAGAtttcacaatatatatatatatacagtgtatcacaaaagtgagtacacccctcacatttctgcaaatatttgattatatcttttcatgggacaacactatagaaataaaacttggatataacttagagtagtcagtgtacaacttgtatagcagtgtagatttactgtcttctgaaaataactcaacacacagccattaatgtctaaatagctggcaacataagtgagtacaccccacagtgaacatgtccaaattgtgcccaaagtctcaatattttgtgtgaccaccattattatccagcactgccttaaccctcctgggcatggaattcaccagagctgcacaggttgctactggaatcctcttccactcctccatgatgacatcacggagctggtggatgttagacaccttgaactcctccaccttccacttgaggatgcgccacaggtgctcaattgggtttagtccatcacctttaccttcagcttcctcagcaaggcagttgtcatcttggaggttgtgtttggggtcgttatccttttggaaaactgccatgaggcccagttttcgaagggaggggatcatgctctgtttcagaatgtcacagtacatgttggaattcatgtttccctcaatgaactgcagctccccagtgccagcaacactcatgcagcccaagaccatgatgctaccaccaccatgcttgactgtaggcaagatacagttgtcttggtacttctcaccagggcgccgccacacatgctggacaccatctgagccaaacaagtttatcttggtctcgtcagaccacagggcattccagtaatccatgttcttggactgcttgtcttcagcaaactgtttgcgggctttcttgtgcgtcagcttccttctgggatgacgaccatgcagaccgagttgatgcagtgtgcggcgtatggtctgagcactgacaggctgacctcccacgtcttcaacctctgcagcaatgctggcagcactcatgtgtctattttttaaagccaacctctggatatgacgccgaacacgtggactcaacttctttggtcgaccctggcgaagcctgttccgagtagaacctgtcctggaaaaccgctgtatgaccttggccaccatgctgtagctcagtttcagggtgttagcaatcttcttatagcccaggccatctttgtggagagcaacaattctatttctcacatcctcagagagttctttgccatgaggtgccatgttgaatatccagtggtcagtatgagagaattgtacccaaaacaccaaatttaacagccctgctccccatttacacctgggaccttgacacattacaccagggagggacaacgacacatttgggcacaatttggacatgttcactgtggggtgtactcacttatgttgccagctatttagacattaatggctgtgtgttgagttattttcagaagacagtaaatctacactgctatacaagctgtacactgactactctaagttatatccaagtttcatgtctatagtgttgtcccatgaaaagatataataaaatatttgcagaaatgtgaggggtgtactcacttttgtgatacactgtatatatatatatatatatatcactgaTTCTTGAGATAAGGGACAAAATGAATTTTATTT
This DNA window, taken from Trichomycterus rosablanca isolate fTriRos1 chromosome 3, fTriRos1.hap1, whole genome shotgun sequence, encodes the following:
- the fam8a1b gene encoding protein FAM8A1, whose product is MNALNKLGSRSDSKPVTTSQYCEKLQEWMWQYYCGYVNWQSWMTVFPPCLPPQTTTGSPGAPTWGVDFPNTDLRNWFGHSFALTHSYSLSSHNYVGTTPTSNANQRGVNVNGQNQNTPVPPQVQQNGNAQQPGREYLIPSLFHRFLAEIVDFFILFFIKATIILSIIQFSGMKDLSKFAMHFIVEEIDDDTSMEELQKMMAVALVYRILVCFYEIICIWGAGGATPGKFLLGLRVVTCNTSILVQPNRVCVVPASNVSLSASAIRALNKNFSIAFFFPAFITLLFFQHNRTVYDIVAGTIVVKRNRLR